In Aeromicrobium marinum DSM 15272, one genomic interval encodes:
- the cspE gene encoding transcription antiterminator/RNA stability regulator CspE: protein MATGTVKWFNADKGFGFIAPDDGSEDVFAHFTAIQSSGYRSLNENQKVEFDVEQGQKGLQAANIRPL from the coding sequence ATGGCTACCGGAACCGTCAAGTGGTTCAACGCCGACAAGGGCTTCGGCTTCATCGCCCCCGACGACGGCTCCGAGGACGTGTTCGCGCACTTCACCGCGATCCAGTCCTCGGGCTACCGCTCGCTGAACGAGAACCAGAAGGTCGAGTTCGACGTCGAGCAGGGCCAGAAGGGTCTGCAGGCCGCGAACATCCGTCCGCTCTGA
- a CDS encoding PQQ-dependent sugar dehydrogenase: MIERRTLITGGLGLVALAACGGGEDAPSPGAFSSDVPTTPTTEPPIDPRIAGTVASGLNVPWGIAFTAGGAAFVSQRDTGVIVRIDGESEGAAVEPVGEVPGVALTPGSGEGGLLGLAVDPADDDVLFAYFTTAQDNRIVRFDLSGGTLGSPTPILTGIPKANTHGGGRLLFDADGHLLVASGDAQQAPQAQNPDSPLGKILRIDTEGRPAPGNPDGTAVWSLGHRNVQGLAFDADGRLWVSEFGQNTFDELNLIRPGGNYGWPEVEGTGGTGDQIDPAVTWATEDCSPAGLGITRSTAFVAALRGRCVWAVPLQGELAGEPQRLFAGELGRVRNATVTPGGDLWISTSNTDGRGDPSGEDDRILRVTL; encoded by the coding sequence ATGATCGAACGACGCACCCTGATCACCGGCGGCCTCGGCCTGGTCGCGCTCGCGGCCTGTGGCGGAGGGGAGGACGCGCCCAGCCCCGGCGCCTTCTCGTCCGACGTGCCGACCACGCCGACGACCGAACCCCCGATCGACCCACGGATCGCGGGCACCGTCGCGTCCGGTCTCAACGTGCCGTGGGGCATCGCCTTCACCGCCGGCGGCGCCGCCTTCGTCTCCCAGCGCGACACCGGGGTGATCGTGCGCATCGACGGCGAGTCCGAGGGTGCGGCCGTCGAGCCGGTGGGCGAGGTGCCGGGAGTGGCGCTGACCCCGGGGTCGGGCGAGGGCGGACTGCTGGGCCTGGCGGTCGACCCGGCCGACGACGACGTCCTCTTCGCCTACTTCACGACCGCGCAGGACAACCGCATCGTCCGGTTCGACCTGTCGGGCGGCACCCTGGGCAGCCCGACGCCGATCCTGACCGGCATCCCCAAGGCGAACACCCACGGAGGCGGCCGGTTGCTGTTCGACGCCGACGGTCACCTGCTGGTCGCCAGCGGCGACGCGCAGCAGGCCCCGCAGGCGCAGAACCCGGACTCGCCGCTCGGCAAGATCCTGCGCATCGACACCGAGGGCCGCCCCGCGCCGGGCAACCCGGACGGCACCGCGGTGTGGTCCCTGGGTCACCGCAACGTCCAGGGCCTCGCCTTCGACGCCGACGGGCGGCTGTGGGTCAGCGAGTTCGGCCAGAACACCTTCGACGAGCTCAACCTGATCCGACCCGGCGGTAACTACGGCTGGCCCGAGGTCGAGGGCACCGGCGGGACGGGCGACCAGATCGACCCGGCCGTCACCTGGGCGACCGAGGACTGCTCACCGGCGGGCCTGGGCATCACGCGGTCGACCGCCTTCGTGGCGGCCCTGCGCGGGCGGTGCGTGTGGGCGGTGCCGCTGCAGGGTGAGCTGGCCGGCGAGCCGCAGCGACTCTTCGCCGGCGAGCTCGGTCGGGTCCGCAACGCCACCGTGACGCCCGGCGGGGACCTGTGGATCTCGACCAGCAACACCGACGGCCGTGGGGATCCAAGCGGTGAGGACGACCGGATCCTGCGCGTCACGCTCTGA
- a CDS encoding thioredoxin family protein: MSTITLTHENIDQTLSGEGITLIDWWASWCGPCRQFAPVFEAASEQHDDVVFGKIDTEAEQQLAQAAQITSIPTLMAFRDGVLVYAQPGALAAPALENVIQAVRDLDMDDVRAKVAAAEAEQEG; this comes from the coding sequence ATGAGCACCATCACCCTGACCCACGAGAACATCGACCAGACGCTGTCCGGCGAGGGCATCACCCTCATCGACTGGTGGGCGTCGTGGTGCGGACCGTGTCGGCAGTTCGCGCCCGTCTTCGAGGCCGCCAGCGAGCAGCACGACGACGTGGTCTTCGGCAAGATCGACACCGAGGCCGAGCAGCAGCTCGCCCAGGCGGCGCAGATCACGTCGATCCCGACCCTGATGGCGTTCCGCGACGGCGTCCTGGTCTACGCGCAGCCCGGCGCCCTGGCCGCACCCGCGCTGGAGAACGTGATCCAGGCCGTGCGCGACCTCGACATGGACGACGTGCGCGCCAAGGTGGCGGCCGCGGAGGCCGAGCAGGAGGGCTGA